In Theileria annulata chromosome 3, complete sequence, *** SEQUENCING IN PROGRESS ***, the sequence AGACCTTAAAATGTAGCTATCTTAACCAAATGGGAACACTCCTGATTAAAATGGTAAGTGCAAAGATTGCAGCAACTGTGAAGCCGCTGCGAGTCTCAAATTCAAAGATACTCTAACTCCCACTGTTGGAGATCCTGTAACTAAATCTGACTGGCGGTCATCCTCTCACCACAGAAGATAGTCTCACTCCAGAAACTGTCCTCAACATCACTCTCTCTAATGGTGGTGGCACCACAATTAATGCCAGCATCAAAGTCACCAGCCAAGGTAAGAGTCTCGATAGTTCTACCACATATACACTGTCTGGTGGCATCACTGGAACCCTCAGCGGTCTCGGTGCTGGTGTCACCGGCACTCTCAAAATCACTAATATTAGCTATGATTCCTATGAATTCCATTACAAAACTCCACTAATGGTCTGTGCTGAAATCGAAAGCGCCACTCTCAGCACCACCGTCAGTAGTAAAACTCTCGCTCTTACTCTGAAAACAGATGGTGCCACAATCATTGTAGAAGGTGATGCCGAAGGTGTTGGTACATCTAATGGTCAACACACTCTAGCCAGTGGTGGAACTCTGAGGATCACCAACATTACCCTCAGTGGTGAAGATACTCCATATTCACTAACTAGTATTGGATCTCTCACAGCTACTAGTCTTAAGCTCAAAACAGATTCAGTTACAATCAAACGGGATACTCTCATTACACTCAAACTCACCGTTGACAGCACTGCCCAAATCAATGATGGTAATAGTAGTCGTAAGCTCAAAGGACCTCAATTTCCATTTAGTCTGGGTGCATATAAAGTCACCAGTGATGTTCCTCTAAATACTTCTACTTCTCAATCAGCAAGTATCAATACAAACCCAGACACCAACTCTGAACTTCACTCTCAGCACGCAGCTACTAAGTGCTGTATTTGGGGTAAACAGTATGAGTGGACTCATAACCCTATGGTTTGATATTGGAATATATTTACACTTCTAGGTCCATTTCAAATCTGTCTTGCCTCTACATTCATATATTCATTGCATTATAGAGATTCCAATATATCCCTTGGTATAGTTAATCAACCTAAGATGTCTAAATTCCTGAgtattacattttatatgtgtAGTGAGATTCTTCTTGCCTTTATGATTTCCAGGAATAGCTACTGATCCTAACATTATTGTACCAGTCATCATAGCTATCCTAAGAAGATATAAAGGCAAACTCGGTAAATGGTCAGTATTACAGCCAGGATGTAAATGGGGATCTGATGCCAAAGGCTTCGGTAATAAGTGGACCAACACTGGCAATCCATGGAATGCTGGTGGTACTGGTGGTCAGGATGCTTGGAATTGGCATGTTATTGGCATTCTTATTGTAATTAAGATCTCTCTAGCtgtcatttttatatactcaCTTCACTGTAGAGAATTACATAGCTACTTATGAAATTGTTTTGTTATCATTGCAACTGATAGGCGCACTATTTATGAAATTGTCTGCTTACTTTCTGTAGGTCACAATACTAATGGGTTCTGTTGGTACTTCTGATAGCTACAGCATTTCCACCTGTGATCATTGGAATAATGaaacaatataatatcaatCCGTATATACCTATGGGTAACTGGGGAACATATCACAAGAAGTCGTGTAAAGGTGGTAATGAACCCAAGCCTGATAAAGGTACTACTGAAAAATGTGGATGCCAAGGTAATGGTGGCACCAATCTTAGCGCTATTAAACTGTATCTGCACAATACTACTATCAAAGCCGCCACTGATGGTCTTGAAGCTATTACCACAATCAAAATCACCAAAGGTGGTAGTGACCATAATGGTAACATAGAAACAATCAGCACTGGTACTACTCTCAGAAAAGATGGTGGTACCCAAATCAAGACCGATACTCAACTCCAGGTTGGTGACATACTAAACCTCAGTGGTCAAGGTACTGCTACTGGTGATACGATCACTATTAATGGTACCATTATAGTTACCAAGGCTGGAACTCTTGGAGGCACCATAACTCTCAAAGGTCTTCTAGCTGGAACACTAATGCTCTTGGTGGTAATACTAGTATCACTGTATCCAAAAGTGGTGCTACTCTCAATGCCACAAATCCCAGTGATCTTGCCCTTAATGGTATCACTACTGGTGGTCTTACAGGTACTGCAACTATGACAATTACATCAGATAACCAGGATCTCACATCCATAAATGAGCAGATTACCATAACAGTCAGTAAAATCACCAAAGACAAAGTCAAAAGTCTCGAAGCTGATAATGATCCACTCAAAATAGATACCCAGCTCAAAACTAATGATACTCTAAAACTCCTTGGAACTGCCACTGCCAATACTATCAAGAATCTCACCGTGACTGGTACCATCACAATCGGTGGTAGTGGAAATCTTGAAGGTGGTCTAAACTTCACGGGTGATGTCGAGGGAAATCTCCAATTCCAAAATGCTACTGATGATGGTGTCACAGTCCAGAGTGGTAGTAATACTCTAACCCTCTCAGATACTAAACTTACTGCTCTCAAAAATACTAACTTTAGTCTCACTAGTGATAATAAACGTGCTCTTATCTATGATCTGGTAACCAAAAATACCATCACTGTAGGAATCAAAACCTCCTCCACCGCTAAGGTCAAACTCAGTGGTCTCTCACTAATACCCGCATGTATTACTATTACTGGTAGTAAAGGTTTAGAGGGAAATATAACTGATGTAACATTCGCCCAAAGTAATTCCACTACTATCAAAGAACATACTGGACTCAATATGAACCTCACTAGTCTAACCACTGCCAATGTTGAGATAACCAAAATCAATGTTAAGAGTCTCACCAGTGGCAATAATCTCCAGACCAGTACAGAACTCGCCAAAAATGACACACTAAACCTCACCATCACTGGTGGTACCAATACCACCCTCACTGGTACTATCACTGTCACCAAAAAAGGAAATCTCAGTGGCAACCTATCTCTTGCTGGCGGCATCACTGGATCCATCAGCGGTCTCAGTGATGCTAGTGGTAGTGGAACTCTCACCGCCACCAATGTCAGCATCACTGAACTAAAGTATGATTCCTATGAGTTCCATGTCAATCATCAAGCTACTCGTTGCTGTTACTGGGGTGGTAAACATATACCTCCATGGTTCGGCCCAGCTACATCCGATGCTGTTACCAAAGCCAATCTTAATCTAAAAGATCTTAAAATGGACCTAGAATTGTAAAAGAATGCCATCCATAACGATTATAACCATCTTCAGATGTCCAAGTATACTGTTTACCAAACATACAACACTTACCGGATTTGTGACTGGAGTGAAGATCTGTGTTGTCTTGCGGTTCTCCTGTAATAGTAGTACCACCAGTGATGCTGTAAGTACCCAGACTAAGTGATCCAAATGGAGGTCTTTTGAGTGTAATGGTGGTGGTGCTGCCGCTACTGATATCCCCTTCGATGTTGAGAATCACATTATAggttttattattgaaaGTT encodes:
- a CDS encoding uncharacterized protein (Contains putative transmembrane domains;~2 probable transmembrane helices predicted for TA18645 by TMHMM2.0 at aa 131-153 and 160-182); this encodes MGNWGTYHKKSCKGGNEPKPDKGTTEKCGCQGNGGTNLSAIKLYLHNTTIKAATDGLEAITTIKITKGGSDHNGNIETISTGTTLRKDGGTQIKTDTQLQVGDILNLSGQGTATGDTITINGTIIVTKAGTLGGTITLKGLLAGTLMLLVVILVSLYPKVVLLSMPQIPVILPLMVSLLVVLQDLTSINEQITITVSKITKDKVKSLEADNDPLKIDTQLKTNDTLKLLGTATANTIKNLTVTGTITIGGSGNLEGGLNFTGDVEGNLQFQNATDDGVTVQSGSNTLTLSDTKLTALKNTNFSLTSDNKRALIYDLVTKNTITVGIKTSSTAKVKLSGLSLIPACITITGSKGLEGNITDVTFAQSNSTTIKEHTGLNMNLTSLTTANVEITKINVKSLTSGNNLQTSTELAKNDTLNLTITGGTNTTLTGTITVTKKGNLSGNLSLAGGITGSISGLSDASGSGTLTATNVSITELKYDSYEFHVNHQATRCCYWGGKHIPPWFGPATSDAVTKANLNLKDLKMDLEL